The DNA sequence AAGCCCACGCAACTGGTTGCTCTTAAAAAAGTCATGTTATGCTTTTTTCGCAAGTTTTTCTATTGCGTCTCTGTTCATGTCATTCATTTGAGCGTCCATTACCTTTTGGTACATTCCTACGAGTCTGTTTGTTTCTATGAGCTGTGTCATCATTTTTACTGCATTTACATTGCTTTTTTCCACAAAACCCTGTCTGACCGCACCGCTTTGTTCAATACTTGTTAAAGAGTCTGTATTTGGAAGTTTATAAAGATTGTCACCCTCTTTGATAAGATCTTTGATGTTTTCAGGCTGGGCAATGAATAATTTTTTATTTTCCACCAGAGAGAGACTGTTTGGAACATTGGTAAAAATCTGCCCATTTTTATCTACTTCTATAACACTGTCCATTGTCGCAAAACTGATTCCCTCTTTTGACTTCTGATAATCACTTGGAAGTACCTCATACCCCTGTTTGGTAATGAGCTTTCCTTCATCATTCAGGGTAAAAACACCGTCACGGGTAAGGCGTATGCCCTCGGGGGTTTTTACTGCAAAAAACAATCCCTCTCGAGAAAGTGCAAAATCCAAAGAATTTGAACTTTTTTGCATATTTCCAACAGAATAGTCAGTATAAGAGTCTACTATCTGCGGTGCCCGTGTCATTGTTCTGTTGAGAAATGCCGCACCCTCTTTGGAATTGTCACTATTTGGAAGCTCATCTCTGGCCTCTTTATACAGCCGCATAAAATCACCGACAATAAGCTGATCTTCTTTAAAACCGTTTGTATTCACATTTGCCAAATTATTTGCAATGGTATCAAGTCTGTTAAACTGCGTTACCATCCCGGCAGCAGAACTGTAATAGCCTGTTTGCATTTATTGCCCCTGTATTGATTTACATGTAATAAGCAATGTCCGTTCCAACAAAATTTTATTCAGAAAAAAGCATCTGTTAAGAATATTTCGGTATAATCCACCTTTTAAAAACCTTAACTCAATTGGAGCACCCTCCCATATGACAGCAAAAGAACTCAACAAAGCTTTAGAGACCTTTTTTGAAGAGCACAAGTCCAAAGATTGTGTCACTTATGAATCTTTAATCGAATTTTTTGACAAACAGCCTACAGCTGCTCAGGCAAAAAATATTTATAAACTTCTCCAAAAACACAAAAAATGTATTTATACATCCAGCGAACATGCTAAAAAACTAAATGACCAGGAAGCAGAAGCACGCAGAAGCGCCCAGCGAAAAATGCTCGAAGACAATGAGACAGACAAATTTGATATTTTAAAAGAGCATGAACTTCTTGAATGGTCCCGCTCAGATTCTCCTGTTCGTATGTATCTTCGGGAAATGGGACAAATTCCACTTCTGACAAAAGAAGAAGAGATTGAAATCTCCAAGAAAATAGAAGCCGGAGAAAGCATTATTATAGATGCCATATGTTCTGTTCCCTATTTGATAGATTTCATTCTAGACTACAAAGAACCTCTTATCAACCGGGAAAGACGCGTCAAAGAACTCTTTAAAAGTTTTGAAGACGAAAAAGATGACGGAGATGATGATACAGATGATGACTCTGCAGAAAAAACATTGTCTGTAAAAGACAAAAGCAGAGTTGAAAAAGTATCTACAAGTTTCAAAGCTTTGGAAAAAGCGAAAAAAGACTGGGTAAAAGCCACAGAAAAAGCACCTGAAAATCTTGACGGAGAACTTACAGAAGAAATTGTGCATTACTACTTGACTGTAACATATAAAAAATCTGTACTCAAAGAAAAACTTCTTGACCTCGGACCTACTTCAAAGCTGATAAATGAATTGGTAAAAGCAATGGAAACAACACTCAAAAGTGATGAAGGGTACGATAAAGAGTTGAAACGTTTAGAGTACAAACTGCCTCTTTTTAATGCTACATTAAAAGCAAATCATAAAATTTTAGTGGAAAAGATTCAGGATCTGACAAAAGAAGATATTGCCAATATGGTTCCTGAAGCAACAATGGTTTCAACCTATATGGAAATTAAAAAACTGGTACAGACAAAAGAGGCTTCAAAAAACAGCTTTGATATGGAACCGGAAAAACTTGCTGATATTTTAGAGCAGATCAAACGCGGTAAAAATATCTCGGAAATTTCCAAAACAAAAATGGCAAAATCAAACCTGCGTCTTGTAGTTTCCATTGCCAAGCGCTATACCAATCGCGGTTTGCCTTTCCTCGACCTTATCCAGGAAGGAAATATCGGTCTTATGAAAGCAGTTGACAAATTTGAATATCAAAAAGGATACAAATTTTCAACCTACGCAACTTGGTGGATTCGTCAGGCTATTTCCCGTGCTATTGCCGATCAGGCCAGAACAATCCGTATCCCTATTCATATGATTGAAACGATTAACCGTATCAATAAAATTATGCGTAAACACCTGCAGGAAAACGGAAAAGAGCCGGATGTTGATACAATTGCACAGGAAGTCGGCTTATCAGTTGAAAAAGTCAAAAATGTCATCAAAATCACCAAAGAGCCTATCTCTCTTGAAGCTCCTATCGGCAGCGAGGATGATGGCCGTTTTGGGGACTTTATAGAAGATAAAACATCTCTTTCTCCTTCTGATGCAATTTTAAAAGATGACTTGAGAATTCAGATTGAACAGGTTCTTGAGCAGTTAAACGAAAGAGAAAAAGCCGTTATCAAACTCCGTTTCGGAATTATGGATGATGAGAGTGACAGAACACTCGAAGAGATTGGGAAAGAACTCAGTGTAACCCGTGAGCGTGTTCGTCAAATTGAATCAAGTGCCATCAAAAAACTCAAACATCCTAAAGTTGGACGAAAACTCAAAAACTATATCGAAGAATAATGATGAATATGACATTGGAACAAAAATGGATAGAAAACGATTATAATCCATTTATTTTATTCCGTTCTAATGGAAAAATAATTTCTCTCAATACAGAAGCTCAGTTTCTACTGGGATCTGTCCAGCCCAGTGAACTTTTTAATCTTGCCCAAACCTATGCCAACATAACCTTTGGCTTCAAAACAACCTTTTTGGAACTGGAATACGGCAGATATAAATTTTTTGCCATTACGGTCGGCTATGAAGACGAAGAGTGTATAGGTATCAAACTCTACCAGGCACCAACCTACAAAATAAATACAAAAAAACCTGACGGTGAACTCACAAATATATTTACGATTACAGATTTGTGCATTGCTTCAAATTCCATCAGTTCGGAAATAAATTTTATTAAAAACTATGACCCGACTATTCCTGATGTTGTTGTCAATGCCAACAATTTAATCAAATTGTTAAATTTTATATACAAAGCATCTCAAAAAAGCAGAGTTATTGAAACAAAAATTTCCTATATTGTTGGAGAATATATCAAGTTTCATGATAAAAAATATGGTCTTTTTTCTATCTCTGTTATAGCGGACAACATTGACAGTGAAATGTTGCCAGACATCAAAATGCTCGCTGATAAATATGATTTTTATGTAGAAATTACTAAAAAATCAATATCCATACATCTTCCAATCATAACACACTGATCTTTGCCCTTAAGCTAAAACTTCTTTAGAGACCAAAGCACCGGTTACAATTCCGATCAAAAGAGACGGAAGGTAATATGCCAGCTCCAGTACTTCATTGTTCTTCAAAGCTATAAATCCTAATATAAGCAGTATATAGGGTATGATTCGTATAATGGAAACACTTCCTCTGAAGCCATGTTTTGCATTTTTCAGACTTAAAGTCTTTATTTTTGCTTTTTCTTCTTTGACAATCTGCTTTAAATCAAGCTCTTCTGCCGGAGTATTATTTATACTGTCGTCTTCGTAAAGTCCATGCGGATCATCTATTGTGTCAAGCAGATCTTTTTCGTCTTCATATTCTTTAGTATCAACCTTGTTCTGCACCATTTTTCTATAAGAAAAAGAGGAACCGAGTATAATCAAAAAAGCACTTAAGAATGCAATTTCGATATTGAGAAATATTTTTTGAGAATAAAAATATGTGATAAAAATCAGAATCTGTACCACAAAAAAAATACTAATAGTTTTTTTCACCGTAATCCTCATCCTCATCATCTTCAAGCTGTTTTTTTATCGCATATCTGTCTTCTTTTGCCAGTTTTTCAAATTCTTTGTATTGTTTTGAATATGCTTTATAGATATTTAATATTGCTGCTGCAACGCCAATGAAAACACCTACCCAAAAAAGCCACTCGATACCTGTCCATCTTTTTAACAGCCAGCCAATACCGACACCCAACAGTACCGCCACAACCATGGAGATACCCAAAGAGAGACTGTCTGCTGCCTCTACAATAGGCTTTATTCTTGGTTTGCGTTGCCCCAGAGCATTCTCTCTGGCTTCGCTATTCACCTTATCCTGCGTGTCATCAGACATTTGTAATCTCCTTAAAGACCGCATCACTTGACTCTACAGTCTTTTCTATCATTTCATCGGTAATTGCCGTGGAAATAAATCCTGTTTCATACAAAGAACAGGCAAAGTAGTGTCCGCGCTCAAGCATGCCGGTATGAAACTTTGCAAAAAGTTCTGCATCACTCTTTGCTGCATCACTAAAGTTTTTTACAGGTTTGTCATTAAAGAAAAAACCGAACATTGAACCTCTTGTATCTACCTGCATAGGTATATTGTACTTTGCAGCGGCCCTTTGCATCCCTTCAACCAGTCTTTTGGCTCTTTCGTTTAAAACATCAATCACTCTTGCATTGTTTTTGAGTTTCATCAGAGCAGTATATCCTGCTGCCATTGCCACAGGATTGCCGCTTAAAGTTCCGGCCTGATATACAGGACCTTCAGGTGAGAGCATTGCCATTATCTCTGCGCGCGCACCAAAGGCACCGACCGGCATACCGCCGCCTATCACCTTTCCGAGTGTTACTATGTCAGGTTTTACCCCTGTTATGGACTCGGCACCGTGAACACTTGCGCGAAATCCGCTCATCACTTCATCAAACAAAAGCAGAGTACCGTGTTCGTCACAAAGCTTTCTGAGTGCATGCAAAAACTCTTTGTCAGCCGGGACAAGTCCCATATTGCCTGCAATTGGTTCTATAATCACACAGGCAATATTGTCGGAGTCCGCAAAACATTTTTTGACACTCTCTATATTGTTATATTCAGCCAAAAGCGTGTGTTTTGTAAAGTCAGCCGGAACACCGGGACTTGAAGGATTTCCAAAAGTCGCCGCACCGCTTCCCGCTTCGACCAAAAGAGCATCACTGTGTCCGTGATAGCATCCTGTAAACTTCACAATATCATCACGCCCTGTAAAACCGCGTGCCAAACGAATAGCACTCATAACAGCTTCTGTTCCACTGCTTACAAAACGTACTTTGTCAATTGAGTCAAAAAAGCTGACAACAAGCTTTGCAAGTTCTGTCTCTGCCAATGTCGGTGCGCCAAAGCTCAAACCATGCTTTACGGCATCAATAACAGCAGCTTCTATAGCTTCATCACGATGTCCAAAAAGTAAAGGTCCCCAACTTTGGACATAATCAATATACTCATTCCCGTCTACATCTTTCAAGTAGGCGCCTTTGCCCTCAGTGATAAACAGAGGTGTTGTACCCACACTCTTAAATGCTCTTACCGGTGAATCAACCCCACCCGGGATTAAACGCTGTGCCTCTTCAAATGCTTTTTGTGATGCCTCTGTATTCATTTGCAACCTTGTATCTCTATTTTTTTATAATTATATCTAAGTATTGCTAAACGACAGCAACACTATTAATATTGATTTGATATAATCTCACAAATTAAATAATGGATTATTTTTGAACAGATCTTCTTTTGCCTTTTTCGTTGCTTTACTGATACATCTGCTTCTGTTTTTGCTTTTGTGGATAGTGTGGACTTTTACACCGGATACAGAAAAAAAAGCAGTTCCCAAAGAAAAAAGAATTAAAATATCTCTCAAAGAGATGCCAAAGAAGCATAAAAAATCAGGAATAACAAAACAAAAGCCCAAACCTTCACCCATTGTTCCGCCAATGCCAAAAGGTTCCCAGCTTAAAAAAATAGTAAAGCAAAAAACTGTAAAATATGAACCAAAGAAAACACCAAGAAAACCAAAATTAAACAAGCCGAAAAAAACAAAAAAAATCATCAAAAAAACAGTGAAACAGCCAAAGGTCAAACCTCTTCCGACAAAAAAATCCTATATTCCTTTAGAAAAAAAAGCCCAACCAAAAAAAATA is a window from the Sulfurimonas hydrogeniphila genome containing:
- a CDS encoding flagellar hook-basal body protein → MQTGYYSSAAGMVTQFNRLDTIANNLANVNTNGFKEDQLIVGDFMRLYKEARDELPNSDNSKEGAAFLNRTMTRAPQIVDSYTDYSVGNMQKSSNSLDFALSREGLFFAVKTPEGIRLTRDGVFTLNDEGKLITKQGYEVLPSDYQKSKEGISFATMDSVIEVDKNGQIFTNVPNSLSLVENKKLFIAQPENIKDLIKEGDNLYKLPNTDSLTSIEQSGAVRQGFVEKSNVNAVKMMTQLIETNRLVGMYQKVMDAQMNDMNRDAIEKLAKKA
- the rpoD gene encoding RNA polymerase sigma factor RpoD, which encodes MTAKELNKALETFFEEHKSKDCVTYESLIEFFDKQPTAAQAKNIYKLLQKHKKCIYTSSEHAKKLNDQEAEARRSAQRKMLEDNETDKFDILKEHELLEWSRSDSPVRMYLREMGQIPLLTKEEEIEISKKIEAGESIIIDAICSVPYLIDFILDYKEPLINRERRVKELFKSFEDEKDDGDDDTDDDSAEKTLSVKDKSRVEKVSTSFKALEKAKKDWVKATEKAPENLDGELTEEIVHYYLTVTYKKSVLKEKLLDLGPTSKLINELVKAMETTLKSDEGYDKELKRLEYKLPLFNATLKANHKILVEKIQDLTKEDIANMVPEATMVSTYMEIKKLVQTKEASKNSFDMEPEKLADILEQIKRGKNISEISKTKMAKSNLRLVVSIAKRYTNRGLPFLDLIQEGNIGLMKAVDKFEYQKGYKFSTYATWWIRQAISRAIADQARTIRIPIHMIETINRINKIMRKHLQENGKEPDVDTIAQEVGLSVEKVKNVIKITKEPISLEAPIGSEDDGRFGDFIEDKTSLSPSDAILKDDLRIQIEQVLEQLNEREKAVIKLRFGIMDDESDRTLEEIGKELSVTRERVRQIESSAIKKLKHPKVGRKLKNYIEE
- a CDS encoding AtpZ/AtpI family protein is translated as MSDDTQDKVNSEARENALGQRKPRIKPIVEAADSLSLGISMVVAVLLGVGIGWLLKRWTGIEWLFWVGVFIGVAAAILNIYKAYSKQYKEFEKLAKEDRYAIKKQLEDDEDEDYGEKNY
- the hemL gene encoding glutamate-1-semialdehyde 2,1-aminomutase; translation: MNTEASQKAFEEAQRLIPGGVDSPVRAFKSVGTTPLFITEGKGAYLKDVDGNEYIDYVQSWGPLLFGHRDEAIEAAVIDAVKHGLSFGAPTLAETELAKLVVSFFDSIDKVRFVSSGTEAVMSAIRLARGFTGRDDIVKFTGCYHGHSDALLVEAGSGAATFGNPSSPGVPADFTKHTLLAEYNNIESVKKCFADSDNIACVIIEPIAGNMGLVPADKEFLHALRKLCDEHGTLLLFDEVMSGFRASVHGAESITGVKPDIVTLGKVIGGGMPVGAFGARAEIMAMLSPEGPVYQAGTLSGNPVAMAAGYTALMKLKNNARVIDVLNERAKRLVEGMQRAAAKYNIPMQVDTRGSMFGFFFNDKPVKNFSDAAKSDAELFAKFHTGMLERGHYFACSLYETGFISTAITDEMIEKTVESSDAVFKEITNV